Proteins from a genomic interval of Chryseobacterium indologenes:
- a CDS encoding YkgB family protein, giving the protein MQNTKLFSSLQQLDVYALNFLRISIFIVMAWIGGLKAFQYEADGIVPFVANSPLMSFFYKNAGHKVLNEDQKPVSEYTLYKNPEGKVVQKNIDWHKENGTYGFAYGLGLMIITIGILVVLGIWFPKTGAVGGALTFLMSLVTLSFLITTPEVYVPDLGGDFPSPQHGFPYLSGAGRLVLKDIIMMAGGLVLFTDSLKKVVNPYKQGL; this is encoded by the coding sequence ATGCAAAACACTAAATTATTCAGCAGTCTTCAGCAATTGGATGTCTATGCACTCAATTTTCTCAGAATTTCAATCTTTATTGTGATGGCCTGGATTGGCGGTCTTAAGGCTTTTCAGTACGAAGCCGACGGAATTGTTCCTTTTGTTGCCAACAGTCCTTTGATGAGCTTTTTCTATAAAAATGCCGGACATAAAGTGCTTAACGAAGATCAGAAGCCCGTTTCCGAATATACACTGTACAAAAACCCTGAGGGAAAAGTGGTACAGAAAAATATTGACTGGCACAAAGAAAACGGGACTTACGGTTTCGCATATGGCCTTGGTCTTATGATTATAACCATCGGAATTCTTGTGGTATTGGGAATATGGTTTCCCAAAACGGGAGCTGTTGGGGGAGCGTTGACGTTCCTCATGTCATTGGTTACGCTATCATTTCTCATAACAACTCCGGAAGTTTATGTTCCTGATCTTGGTGGGGATTTTCCTTCTCCGCAACATGGTTTCCCTTATTTGTCAGGCGCGGGCCGCCTTGTACTGAAAGATATTATCATGATGGCCGGAGGTTTGGTGCTGTTTACGGATAGTTTGAAAAAGGTTGTCAATCCTTATAAACAAGGACTTTGA
- a CDS encoding helix-turn-helix domain-containing protein: MEAKIQSYHPSDFPSELTSENYTVVVWKGSGVFSVDDINYAYKGCHILFISPYQKLKFLAQSGEHISVLLFHGDYYCIEYHKEEVACNGLLFNNIYLDPAIELAEENYRYILELFNHIRKEESEKHQFSESIIKTYIQLILAICSKQKSGFESSASGHEKIPNKKATEFQKLLEMYYKKEKELSFYSDRLNITNNTLSKIVKKEFAKTPTQLINERIILESKKLLHLTYRSVKEIASELGFEDEFYFSRYFKKSVSCSPKNYREKVGISVVAKMSM, encoded by the coding sequence ATGGAAGCAAAAATACAATCCTATCACCCCTCAGACTTTCCGTCAGAATTGACTAGTGAAAATTATACTGTAGTTGTTTGGAAAGGTTCAGGTGTTTTTTCTGTGGATGATATCAATTATGCCTACAAGGGATGCCATATTTTATTTATTTCACCCTATCAAAAGCTAAAGTTTCTGGCGCAGTCAGGTGAGCATATTTCTGTTCTTTTGTTTCATGGTGATTACTACTGTATAGAATATCACAAAGAAGAAGTAGCCTGTAACGGGCTTCTTTTTAACAATATTTACTTAGATCCCGCCATTGAACTTGCCGAAGAGAACTACCGGTATATTCTCGAACTTTTTAACCATATCAGAAAGGAAGAATCCGAAAAACATCAGTTCTCCGAATCAATTATCAAAACCTATATACAGCTCATTTTGGCGATCTGCAGCAAACAAAAAAGCGGCTTTGAATCCAGTGCGTCCGGTCATGAGAAGATCCCGAACAAAAAAGCAACAGAATTTCAGAAATTACTTGAGATGTATTATAAAAAGGAAAAAGAATTGTCATTCTACAGTGACCGGTTAAATATTACCAACAATACCTTAAGTAAGATTGTTAAAAAAGAATTTGCCAAAACACCTACTCAGCTCATCAACGAAAGAATAATTTTGGAATCTAAAAAATTACTGCATTTAACCTATCGGTCTGTGAAAGAAATAGCTTCGGAACTGGGATTCGAAGATGAGTTTTATTTCAGCAGATACTTTAAAAAATCGGTAAGTTGCTCCCCGAAAAATTACAGAGAAAAGGTTGGGATTTCCGTGGTGGCGAAAATGTCCATGTAA
- a CDS encoding phenylalanine--tRNA ligase subunit beta — protein sequence MKISNNWLKDFVKTELKTERIGEFLTDIGLEVEGIDKFESVKGSLEGIVVGKVLTCDKHPNADKLKKTTVDVGNGKVLNIVCGAPNVEAGQTVPVAVVGTKIYDKTGNFFEIKEAKIRGEVSQGMICAEDELGLSEDHGGIMVLDETKYEVGKNFADYFELANDEVFEIGLTPNRTDAMSHYGVARDLHAYLSTNQLKSQFNKIASEALNNEGSHDFTLEVEDAELAPRYIGAVIENIKVAESPTWLKDRLKAIGLSPINNVVDITNYILHGYGQPLHAFDADKIAGKKVKVGVVKPGTKFTTLDGVERTLNGSEIMIKDGKDTPMCIAGVFGGETSGVSDATKTIFLESAYFNPIAVRKGAKAHSLNTDASFRFERGVDPNITRTAITHAIKLIQEIAEGKLVGDLLEEYPKKIEDSYVILRFSKIEQILGTKIHREKVKEILKALEIQVLNVIPNGFEISVPAYRADVTREIDVIEEILRIYGYNKIDAPQKISFTPVKINANDQDELENNWARTLQSVGFNEVMNNSLTSVKDETDAVKLLNPLSNDLAFMRKSLLEGLLQNTVYNINRKNQDIKFFEFGKIYHKKEKYEERKQLALLVSGRDVAENWLQPKSAVSFYNLKAYVKVLLERLAIDYKEVALSDERFSDALVYEAEGKALVRIGKVAPVLLKDFDINQECYYAEIELELAQELRAKNELKFKDIPKFNKIRRDLALLIDKTVNYEDLYQTAKKNKSPFIKSINLFDVYEGKNLPEGKKSYAMSFELLNEEKTLEEKEISEVMDSLIKSFQKEFNAELRS from the coding sequence ATGAAAATATCAAACAACTGGCTGAAGGACTTTGTGAAAACGGAATTGAAAACTGAAAGAATCGGTGAGTTTCTTACAGATATAGGTCTTGAAGTTGAAGGGATAGATAAATTTGAAAGTGTAAAAGGCAGTCTGGAAGGAATTGTTGTAGGTAAAGTATTGACCTGTGACAAACATCCGAATGCTGATAAACTAAAGAAAACTACAGTAGACGTAGGAAACGGAAAGGTATTGAATATCGTTTGCGGAGCTCCTAACGTAGAAGCAGGACAGACAGTTCCTGTAGCTGTTGTCGGAACTAAAATCTATGATAAAACCGGAAACTTTTTTGAAATCAAAGAAGCGAAGATCAGAGGCGAAGTTTCTCAGGGTATGATTTGTGCAGAAGATGAGCTTGGCCTGAGCGAAGATCACGGTGGAATCATGGTGTTGGACGAAACAAAATACGAAGTAGGGAAGAATTTTGCAGATTATTTTGAACTGGCTAATGATGAAGTTTTTGAAATCGGTTTAACACCGAACAGGACGGATGCAATGTCTCACTATGGTGTTGCCAGAGATCTGCATGCTTATCTTTCTACCAATCAGTTGAAATCACAGTTCAATAAAATAGCTTCTGAAGCTTTAAATAACGAAGGTTCACACGATTTTACCCTGGAAGTTGAAGATGCAGAATTGGCTCCGAGATATATCGGTGCTGTGATAGAGAATATAAAGGTTGCAGAATCTCCTACCTGGTTAAAAGACAGGCTGAAAGCTATCGGATTAAGCCCTATCAATAATGTTGTAGATATTACCAACTATATCCTTCACGGATACGGACAGCCGCTTCACGCATTTGATGCAGATAAAATTGCTGGCAAAAAAGTAAAAGTTGGCGTGGTAAAACCGGGAACGAAGTTCACAACTTTAGATGGTGTTGAAAGAACATTGAATGGTTCTGAAATCATGATCAAAGACGGGAAAGATACTCCGATGTGTATTGCAGGAGTGTTTGGTGGTGAAACTTCTGGAGTATCTGATGCTACCAAAACAATCTTCCTTGAAAGTGCATATTTTAACCCGATTGCAGTAAGAAAAGGGGCAAAAGCCCACAGTTTAAATACTGATGCTTCTTTCAGATTTGAGAGAGGAGTAGATCCAAATATTACAAGAACGGCGATCACTCATGCCATCAAGTTAATTCAGGAAATTGCTGAAGGTAAACTGGTAGGTGATCTACTGGAAGAATATCCTAAGAAAATAGAAGACAGCTATGTGATCCTGAGATTCTCAAAGATCGAACAGATTTTAGGAACCAAAATTCACAGAGAAAAAGTAAAAGAAATATTAAAAGCTTTGGAAATTCAGGTTTTGAATGTAATTCCTAACGGCTTTGAAATCTCTGTACCTGCCTACAGGGCAGATGTAACAAGAGAAATCGATGTTATTGAAGAGATTTTAAGAATCTATGGATACAATAAAATTGATGCTCCACAGAAGATTTCCTTCACTCCTGTAAAGATTAACGCAAACGATCAGGATGAACTGGAAAACAACTGGGCAAGAACCTTACAAAGCGTGGGTTTCAATGAAGTGATGAACAACTCATTGACTTCAGTGAAAGATGAAACTGATGCCGTAAAGCTGTTGAATCCTTTAAGTAATGATTTGGCATTCATGAGAAAGTCTTTATTGGAAGGACTTCTTCAGAATACAGTATATAATATCAACAGAAAGAACCAGGATATCAAGTTCTTTGAATTCGGAAAAATCTATCATAAGAAAGAGAAATACGAAGAAAGAAAACAATTGGCCCTTCTTGTTTCCGGAAGAGATGTAGCAGAAAACTGGTTACAGCCTAAATCTGCTGTGAGTTTCTACAACCTTAAAGCCTATGTAAAAGTATTGCTGGAAAGGCTGGCAATTGATTATAAAGAAGTAGCCTTATCTGACGAAAGATTCTCTGATGCTTTAGTGTATGAAGCAGAAGGAAAAGCTTTAGTGAGAATCGGAAAAGTAGCCCCGGTATTGTTGAAAGATTTCGATATAAATCAGGAATGTTACTATGCTGAAATTGAGCTTGAATTGGCACAGGAACTGCGTGCTAAAAATGAATTGAAGTTTAAAGATATTCCGAAATTCAATAAAATCAGAAGAGACCTTGCTTTACTGATTGATAAAACAGTGAATTACGAGGATCTATACCAAACAGCGAAAAAGAACAAGTCTCCATTCATTAAGAGCATCAATCTGTTCGATGTCTATGAAGGGAAAAATCTTCCTGAAGGGAAAAAATCTTACGCGATGAGCTTTGAATTATTAAACGAAGAGAAAACCCTTGAAGAAAAGGAAATCTCAGAAGTAATGGATTCTCTGATCAAATCTTTCCAGAAGGAATTCAATGCAGAATTGAGATCTTAA